In a genomic window of Punica granatum isolate Tunisia-2019 chromosome 6, ASM765513v2, whole genome shotgun sequence:
- the LOC116211340 gene encoding rRNA-processing protein FYV7, with protein sequence MKNRGPKDEEPHGGKNKGRFRGPTESMHQKKKNMKRLGGGGLSLEAFAGMKSNSNQYNPALIKKQREFYKNAKYVSKYKKSLKQLNQQNNLSMPKPIEDNRADGDFNSSENKENGDSRRSNKKDRRKGSQSLKELYEKKQEEEEKARMEREAIVKAKKEERVKAEAWRKAKKEKMLKRTRRGQPVMKYRIEHLLQTVQGSTRN encoded by the exons ATGAAGAATCGGGGACCTAAAGATGAGGAGCCCCATGGTGGGAAGAACAAGGGCCGATTCAGGGGCCCGACGGAGTCGATGcaccagaagaagaagaacatgaAGCGTTTGGGAGGCGGCGGTCTCTCACTCGAAGCCTTCGCCGGCATGAAGTCCAATAGTAATCAGTACAACCCGGCTCTTATCA AGAAGCAACGGGAATTCTACAAAAATGCCAAGTATGTCAGCAAGTACAAGAAGTCACTAAAGCAATTAAATCAGCAGAACAATCTGTCCATGCCAAAGCCTATTGAG GATAATAGAGCAGATGGGGATTTCAACTCTTCAGAAAACAAGGAAAATGGTGATAGCCGCAGGTCCAATAAAAAGGACAGAAGGAAGGGTTCACAGAGTCTGAAGGAATTGTACGAGAAGAAgcaggaagaggaagagaaagcTAGGATGGAGAGGGAGGCAATAGTTAAGGcgaagaaagaagagagggTGAAAGCCGAAGCTTGGAGGAAGGCCAAGAAAGAGAAGATGTTGAAGAGGACTCGGAGGGGTCAGCCTGTTATGAAGTACCGGATTGAGCATCTTTTGCAAACTGTTCAGGGCTCAactagaaattaa
- the LOC116212201 gene encoding uncharacterized protein LOC116212201 encodes MKLNTDGSASGNLGRAGVRGVLRNELGRWILGFALFLGMTNSLVAKLWEIRGGLVMVKSLGIQSLWVELDAKVVVELIWGSYRDNLLLKPLIDDCKELGRHFWDPRVQQVYHEVNKVADALARIGCDTSQDLMYFNNPP; translated from the coding sequence ATGAAGCTTAACACGGATGGGTCGGCCTCGGGGAACTTGGGCAGAGCTGGGGTTAGAGGGGTTTTGAGAAATGAGTTAGGCCGTTGGATTCTAGGCTTTGCTTTGTTTCTAGGAATGACCAACAGCCTTGTGGCGAAATTGTGGGAAATCCGTGGAGGGCTTGTTATGGTCAAGTCCCTGGGTATCCAGTCACTTTGGGTTGAGTTAGACGCCAAGGTGGTCGTGGAACTAATATGGGGGTCATATCGAGATAATCTCTTACTAAAACCTCTTATTGATGATTGCAAGGAACTCGGAAGACACTTTTGGGATCCTCGGGTGCAACAAGTATATCATGAAGTGAACAAGGTGGCAGATGCTCTTGCGCGGATTGGATGTGACACCAGTCAAGACCTCATGTACTTTAATAATCCACCATAA
- the LOC116211341 gene encoding spidroin-2-like, translating into MGPGGPGGPGGGPGGPGGGPGGFGPGGFGPGGFGPGGFGPGGPGGPWGPGGPGGPWGPGPGGPWGPGFFGGPGFFGGFFDGMCNMMASCLSCLCCCWLFQDCFGGPRGPYGPPGPGGPPRF; encoded by the exons ATGGGACCTGGGGGACCTGGGGGTCCGGGAGGGGGACCCGGGGGTCCGGGAGGAGGACCTGGCGGAtttggacccggcggatttggacccggcggatttgGCCCGGGTGGATTTGGTCCTGGAGGTCCCGGCGGACCGTGGGGTCCTGGAGGTCCTGGCGGACCGTGGGGGCCGGGACCTGGCGGCCCGTGGGGTCCTGGATTCTTTGGAGGTCCGGGATTCTTCGGTGGTTTCTTTGATGGGATGTGCAACATGATGGCTTCCTG CTTGTCCTGCTTGTGTTGCTGTTGGTTGTTCCAAGATTGCTTCGGCGGGCCCCGCGGACCATACGGCCCCCCAGGCCCGGGCGGCCCTCCACGGTTCTGA
- the LOC116211446 gene encoding CASP-like protein 1E2 translates to MKIKWSSSPKMTEEEATAEQLTRAGWLYHELGLRLAALGLTLAAAVVVGVDKETEVVSVSIASSLPPLRVPVTAKWNYMSSIVYFMASNAIASSYAIVSLCFAAFAPRDNIRLVLGILDAGMVGFLLSANGACAAIGVIAREGNSHVHWNKVCDLFSTFCNRMAAAVILSLIGSSLFLFLTVLNMVKLHEKSRSR, encoded by the exons atgaaaatcaaaTGGTCGTCATCCCCCAAGATGACCGAAGAGGAGGCCACGGCAGAGCAGTTGACGAGGGCAGGGTGGTTGTACCATGAGCTGGGGCTGAGGCTAGCGGCATTGGGCCTGACGCTGGCAGCGGCTGTGGTGGTGGGAGTGGATAAGGAGACCGAGGTTGTCTCGGTCTCCATTGCTTCGAGCTTGCCCCCCCTGCGTGTCCCAGTGACTGCTAAGTGGAACTACATGTCTTCCATCGT TTACTTCATGGCATCGAATGCCATCGCGTCCTCATATGCAATTGTATCCCTGTGCTTCGCCGCCTTCGCCCCTAGGGACAATATCAGACTGGTCCTAGGCATCCTCGATGCAGGAATGGTCGGCTTCCTGCTCTCAGCCAACGGCGCATGTGCGGCTATCGGGGTCATAGCCCGGGAAGGCAACTCCCACGTGCACTGGAACAAGGTCTGCGACTTGTTCAGCACCTTCTGCAACCGCATGGCTGCTGCCGTTATCCTGTCCCTGATCGGATCATCCTTGTTCCTGTTTCTGACTGTGCTCAACATGGTGAAACTGCACGAGAAGTCGAGATCGAGATAG
- the LOC116211440 gene encoding tubby-like F-box protein 3 — MSSLRSIIQDVKGELGSISRKGFGLRSRSHRVVQDASVAIDVLKQSCWANMPPELLREVLMRIEASEETWPPRKNVIVCAGVCRSWRQIMKEIVKTPEISAKLTFPISLKQPGPRDSLVQCYIKRSPSKQTYYLYLSNQASNVDGKFLLAARKCRRPICTDYIITLNSDDIAKGSNTYVGKLRSNFLGTKFTVYDAQPPISGPRICKSRSIRLINLKQVSPKVPVGNYPVAHISYELNGLGSRGPRRMQCVMDTIPVSSIEPGGVAPTQTEFVIGSPETFPSISFFRSKSTRMENFQSAPLTEPKDGMLVLRNKSPRWHEQLQCWCLNFHGRVTVASVKNFQLVANPEHENVILQFGKVDKDLFTMDYRYPISAFQAFAICLSSFDTKIACE; from the exons ATGTCTTCTTTGAGGAGCATAATTCAGGACGTGAAGGGCGAGCTCGGTAGCATATCCAGGAAGGGGTTCGGGTTGCGGTCGCGGTCGCACCGGGTTGTCCAGGACGCCTCGGTGGCAATCGATGTATTGAAGCAGAGCTGTTGGGCTAACATGCCTCCCGAGCTCCTGAGGGAGGTGCTCATGAGGATAGAGGCTTCCGAGGAAACCTGGCCTCCTCGGAAGAACGTCATTGTCTGTGCCGGTGTATGCCGGAGCTGGCGGCAGATCATGAAGGAGATCGTCAAGACCCCGGAGATCTCTGCCAAGTTAACATTTCCGATTTCGCTTAAGCAG CCTGGTCCAAGGGATTCCCTTGTTCAGTGCTATATAAAACGGAGCCCGAGCAAGCAGACTTACTATCTATACCTTAGCAATCAAG CTTCAAATGTTGATGGGAAGTTTCTTCTTGCTGCTCGGAAGTGCCGGCGCCCTATTTGTACCGACTATATAATTACTTTAAACTCGGATGATATTGCAAAAGGGAGTAACACATATGTTGGCAAGTTGAG GTCAAACTTTCTTGGAACAAAGTTCACAGTCTATGATGCACAACCTCCGATATCTGGCCCAAGAATTTGTAAGAGTCGGTCCATCaggttaattaatttaaaacaGGTCTCCCCAAAAGTACCTGTTGGAAATTACCCTGTTGCACACATTTCATACGAGTTGAATGGCTTGGGTTCCAG GGGCCCAAGAAGAATGCAGTGTGTTATGGATACGATCCCAGTTTCTTCTATTGAACCAGGTGGGGTGGCTCCCACACAGACGGAGTTTGTAATTGGCAGTCCAGAGACATTTCCTTCTATTTCCTTCTTCAGATCGAAGTCAACCCGCATGGAGAATTTCCAGTCTGCACCATTGACTGAACCGAAGGATGGAATGCTTGTGTTGAGGAATAAGTCTCCCAGATGGCATGAGCAACTTCAATGCTGGTGTCTAAATTTCCATGGACGGGTAACAGTTGCCTCAGTTAAAAACTTCCAACTTGTGGCTAACCCTGAGCACGAGAATGTTATTCTCCAATTTGGGAAAGTTGATAAAGACCTTTTCACCATGGATTATCGGTATCCAATCTCAGCCTTCCAAGCATTTGCAATATGTCTCAGCAGCTTTGACACTAAGATTGCCTGTGAATGA